Below is a window of Gemmatimonadota bacterium DNA.
AACGATTCCCGTCAGGCACCTCCCGGCTTCGCGGACGGACGCGCCCATCACCGCGGAAACATACATGGCAAACGACAAGAAGCTCGCCACCGAACTCGAGGCCCGTGAGGTCGCCGAGTACGCTCGCGAGCAGGACTGGGAACGGCGCAGTTTCGCGCGCTCTCTCTTCGAAGGGCGATTCGAGCTGGATCTGATCCACCCCCACCCCGTGCCTGACCCGGAAGAGCAGGAGCGGGCGGCGGATTTCCTCGCGAAGCTGGAGGCGTTCTCCCGAGATCACATCGACGGCGACCAGATCGACCGCGACCGCCACGTCCCTCAAGAAGTCCTGGACGGACTCGCGAAGCTAGGCGCGTTCGGTATCAAGATCCCACGCGAGTATGGCGGACTCGAGCTGTCCCAGCTCTCATACAATCGCGCACTGGAGATCGTCTCATCGCGCTGCGGCTCGACCGGGGCGTTCCTATCGGCGCACCAGAGCATCGGCGTACCGGGGCCACTCCTGGAGTTCGGGACAGACGAGCAGAAACAACGGTACCTCCCGCGGCTCGCCGGGGGAGCGCTCTCTGCGTTCGCGCTCACCGAGGCCAACGTGGGGTCGGACCCCGCGAACATGTCCACGACCGCAATACTCTCCGAGGACGGATCGCACTGGATCCTGAACGGCGAAAAGCTTTGGACGACGAACGGGCCGCGGGCGGACATCATCGTCGTCATGGCACGCACGCCGACTCCCGAAGGCTCTCGGCGCAAGCCGATCACTGCGTTGATCGTCGAGACCGAGTGGGAAGGAGTCGAGACCGTACGCGAGTGCACCTTCATGGGCCTCAACGGACTCTCGAACGGAGTCATTCGCTTCACGGACGTGAGGGTTCCGCGCGAGAATCTGCTTTGGGCAGAGGGCAAGGGCCTGAAGCTCGCGCTCATCACGCTGAACACCGGCCGGCTTGCGCTGCCCGCATTCTGCGCGGCGGCCGGCAAGGGCGCACTCGAGATGTGCCGAGATTGGGCTGGGTCCCGCGTCCAGTGGGGCCGTCAGGTGGGCAAGCACGACGCGATCGCACAGATGCTCGGCAGGATGACCGCTGAGACGTTCGCCATGGAGGCGGTGGTCGAGCTCACCTCGGGGATGGCGGACGCGAAGACCTTCGACATTCGACTCGAAGCCGCGATCGCGAAGCTGTGGGCATCTGAAACCGGCTTGCAGATCGTGGACGACGCGCTGCAGGTCAGAGGAGGCCGCGGCTACGAGACCCATGCCTCGTTGCTCGCGCGCGGAGACACGCCGTACCCAATCGAGCGCTACCTCCGCGACATGCGCATCAACACGATCTTCGAGGGTTCCTCCGAAATCATGCGGCTGTTCATCGCCCGCGAGGCCGTGGACACACATTTGAGCATCGCGGGCGCCCTCATCGACCCGAAAGCGTCGGCAGGTAAGAAGCTGGCCGCGCTCTTCAGGTCGGGCGTGCACTACGCCTGGTGGTACCCGACGCGTTTCCTCGGCTGGAGCTTTTGGCCGCGCTACGCATCCTTCGGCCCGCTCGCAGGCCATCTGCGTTTCGTCGAGCGGACTTCTCGCAGGCTCGCTCGTTCGACCTTCCACGCCATGGTCCGCTTCGGGCCCGCGCTCGAGAAACGCCAAGCGGTGCTCGGCCGGATCGTCGATATCGGGGCAGACCTCTTCGTCATGACGGCCTCCCTCGTGCGCGCGAAGATGCTCACGGATCGAGGCAGTGATGAGACGGGGGCGACCGCTCTCGCGGACCTTTATTGCCGGCACGCTCGACGCCGAATCGCGGCGCGCTTCGACGCCATGTTCAACAACGACGACGAAGCAACGTACGGTATCGCGAGACGGTTCCTGGGCGGCGAGTTCGAGTGGCTCGAGCGCGGCATCGTCTCGCTCGAGTCGTACCGCCAGCAGGTCGAGGCGGGCGTGGCCGCGGATACCGCGTCCGAGCCTTCAGTCCGGGAACCGGTGGCTACGGGCTAGCCCCAGATGCTTCACAGGC
It encodes the following:
- a CDS encoding acyl-CoA dehydrogenase family protein, encoding MANDKKLATELEAREVAEYAREQDWERRSFARSLFEGRFELDLIHPHPVPDPEEQERAADFLAKLEAFSRDHIDGDQIDRDRHVPQEVLDGLAKLGAFGIKIPREYGGLELSQLSYNRALEIVSSRCGSTGAFLSAHQSIGVPGPLLEFGTDEQKQRYLPRLAGGALSAFALTEANVGSDPANMSTTAILSEDGSHWILNGEKLWTTNGPRADIIVVMARTPTPEGSRRKPITALIVETEWEGVETVRECTFMGLNGLSNGVIRFTDVRVPRENLLWAEGKGLKLALITLNTGRLALPAFCAAAGKGALEMCRDWAGSRVQWGRQVGKHDAIAQMLGRMTAETFAMEAVVELTSGMADAKTFDIRLEAAIAKLWASETGLQIVDDALQVRGGRGYETHASLLARGDTPYPIERYLRDMRINTIFEGSSEIMRLFIAREAVDTHLSIAGALIDPKASAGKKLAALFRSGVHYAWWYPTRFLGWSFWPRYASFGPLAGHLRFVERTSRRLARSTFHAMVRFGPALEKRQAVLGRIVDIGADLFVMTASLVRAKMLTDRGSDETGATALADLYCRHARRRIAARFDAMFNNDDEATYGIARRFLGGEFEWLERGIVSLESYRQQVEAGVAADTASEPSVREPVATG